A window of Neisseria canis contains these coding sequences:
- a CDS encoding (2Fe-2S)-binding protein — MFVCICNAITDHQIKETVAAGATTLSDLQAQLGVATCCGCCSDLASSFLSAHGAQSQNTVTAGITVSV; from the coding sequence ATGTTTGTATGTATCTGCAATGCCATTACCGACCACCAAATCAAAGAAACCGTTGCTGCGGGTGCAACGACCTTGAGCGATTTGCAGGCTCAGCTGGGCGTGGCTACCTGTTGCGGCTGTTGCAGCGATTTGGCTTCTTCTTTCCTGTCGGCACACGGTGCGCAAAGCCAAAACACCGTAACCGCCGGTA